A genomic window from Martelella lutilitoris includes:
- a CDS encoding DsbA family protein — MAEFEITKRTLLRGAAAGGALAGLCLAPSAFAQSGNVPASQGNVDMEKALEPGPLPEIAMGEENAPVKIIEYLSMTCPHCANYQENTFPAIKENYIDTGKVYYIFREFPFDPRAMAAFMLARCAPNGKYVPFMDMMLSQLRTWATAEDGSAAMLQMAKLAGFTQESFQACLTDQKLLDEINSVRERGAEEFGISATPTFLINGKKYSGDMSVDTMSALIDSML; from the coding sequence ATGGCTGAATTCGAGATCACAAAGCGGACCCTTTTGCGCGGCGCTGCCGCCGGCGGCGCGCTGGCAGGACTGTGCCTTGCCCCCTCCGCCTTTGCCCAGAGCGGCAACGTGCCAGCAAGCCAGGGCAATGTCGACATGGAAAAGGCGCTGGAACCCGGCCCGCTTCCGGAAATTGCCATGGGCGAGGAAAACGCGCCGGTCAAGATTATCGAATATCTGTCGATGACCTGCCCGCACTGCGCCAACTACCAGGAAAACACCTTCCCGGCGATCAAGGAAAACTATATCGATACCGGCAAGGTCTATTACATCTTCCGCGAATTCCCCTTCGATCCGCGCGCCATGGCCGCTTTCATGCTGGCTCGCTGCGCGCCGAACGGCAAATATGTGCCCTTCATGGATATGATGCTGTCGCAGCTGAGAACCTGGGCCACCGCCGAGGATGGCAGCGCCGCGATGCTGCAGATGGCGAAACTCGCCGGTTTTACACAGGAAAGCTTCCAGGCCTGCTTGACGGACCAGAAGCTGCTCGATGAGATAAATTCGGTTAGAGAACGCGGGGCGGAAGAATTCGGCATCAGCGCGACGCCGACCTTCCTGATCAACGGCAAGAAATATTCGGGGGACATGTCGGTTGACACTATGTCGGCCCTTATCGACAGCATGCTCTGA
- a CDS encoding DUF721 domain-containing protein: protein MRPSRPRNASQIADVANSLIDPILARRAGISTALLSAWEEIAGEAYAEFSRPEKITWPKRASESEDGGFRPGCLTVACEGARVLFLTHAQGELVHRVNGFFGFSAIDRIKVVQKPVQPPGGRRRRPPELSPAEARDLEARLQGIESEKLRAAIMRLGAGVMSEKRRKEQAGGRGKG, encoded by the coding sequence ATGCGCCCGTCCCGCCCGCGAAACGCCAGCCAGATCGCCGATGTGGCCAACAGCCTCATCGATCCGATCCTTGCGCGCCGCGCCGGCATTTCTACCGCGCTTCTGAGCGCCTGGGAGGAAATTGCCGGCGAGGCCTATGCCGAATTCTCGCGGCCGGAAAAGATCACCTGGCCGAAGCGCGCCTCCGAGAGCGAGGATGGCGGTTTCCGGCCCGGTTGTCTGACGGTTGCCTGCGAGGGCGCGCGCGTTCTGTTCCTCACCCATGCCCAGGGCGAACTCGTCCACCGGGTCAACGGCTTTTTCGGCTTTTCGGCGATCGATCGCATCAAGGTGGTGCAAAAGCCTGTGCAGCCGCCGGGCGGGCGCCGAAGAAGGCCGCCGGAGCTTTCCCCCGCCGAAGCGCGCGACCTGGAGGCGCGCCTTCAGGGTATCGAGTCGGAAAAGCTGCGCGCGGCGATCATGCGACTCGGCGCGGGCGTGATGAGCGAGAAACGCAGGAAGGAACAGGCCGGCGGCCGCGGCAAGGGATGA